One window of Papaver somniferum cultivar HN1 chromosome 9, ASM357369v1, whole genome shotgun sequence genomic DNA carries:
- the LOC113312816 gene encoding zinc finger protein 10-like, whose translation MEETRYWMWTRSKLGETTPQVLHTRSSHVHFPTTTTEPSWEEQAFAEDSAGLLLGGCVWPPRSYSCNFCRREFRSAQALGGHMNVHRRDRARLKQSSPTSPHQHHQTSNMNGNIRPHQAINHELIQHHQNPKSHVENSSHHHPDHQIHRSSLAFSNLDPNSYNSSFVSSSSLPLSPTHRITPAAIQSSQNNCIKQTLILPPYSTAIGNQASNHPKGGSLFSTPSDSFASRVVIISENLEEEKDLNKQGKETGLKVKQGAYNESNSSVMKTFEVSNRSWLTGSAEDGEVGRDTISRKRRRNDVDDTSYLPFFVKPILDDRRHLLESNELLELNLNQSCSKEELDLELRL comes from the coding sequence atggaagaaactAGGTATTGGATGTGGACTAGAAGCAAACTTGGTGAGACGACTCCACAAGTACTACATACGAGGTCATCACATGTTCACTTTCCGACAACAACAACCGAGCCATCATGGGAAGAACAAGCTTTTGCAGAAGATTCAGCTGGATTACTTCTTGGTGGTTGTGTTTGGCCTCCGAGATCttattcttgtaatttttgtagAAGAGAATTTAGGTCTGCACAAGCCTTAGGTGGTCATATGAACGTACACCGGAGAGATAGAGCTAGGCTTAAACAATCTTCTCCAACTTCacctcatcaacatcatcagaccAGTAATATGAATGGAAATATTCGTCCACATCAAGCaattaatcatgaacttattCAAcatcatcaaaaccctaaaagtCATGTTGAAAACTCATCCCATCATCATCCTGATCATCAGATTCACCGCAGCAGTTTGGCGTTTAGCAACCTAGATCCTAACTCCTACAACTCTAGTTTCGTTTCATCATCATCACTCCCTTTATCTCCTACTCATAGGATTACTCCAGCTGCAATTCAATCCAGCCAAAATAATTGCATTAAACAGACTTTGATACTGCCTCCTTATTCAACAGCAATCGGTAATCAAGCAAGTAATCATCCAAAGGGCGGTTCACTGTTTTCTACGCCTTCGGACTCATTCGCTTCTAGAGTTGTCATTATCTCGGAAAATCTCGAAGAAGAGAAGGATTTGAACAAGCAGGGAAAGGAGACAGGGTTGAAGGTTAAGCAGGGAGCATATAATGAATCCAATTCATCAGTTATGAAGACTTTCGAGGTTTCTAATCGAAGCTGGCTGACAGGATCAGCTGAGGATGGCGAGGTCGGGCGAGATACTATTAGTAGGAAAAGGAGGAGAAACGACGTTGACGATACATCATACTTACCTTTCTTCGTGAAACCTATTTTGGACGATAGAAGACATCTTTTGGAGTCGAATGAATTACTTGAACTAAATCTAAATCAAAGCTGCTCCAAGGAGGAGTTAGATCTTGAACTGAGGTTATAA